The following coding sequences lie in one Cryptococcus tetragattii IND107 chromosome 7, whole genome shotgun sequence genomic window:
- a CDS encoding glucose-repressible alcohol dehydrogenase transcriptional effector produces the protein MFYPHHQSQQSTTTSASKHHDSQDVRLPGTSSWSRHPSHPSFTPSLPMPSPSGYPPLGSGYPPPGGHHHPNVNVHSGIHGPHPSFGSGMGGNGGMGHGPGFGMGMFQNGVQTSPPRGEPVPMTSHWQTQMVRAEASRSASSPHHRARAAAISSRATNKPSAVPIVDPNTRPSSSYSTNGLHRKNASSVFNAEPTGTPPLSDPSLTPAQNPAEPATPAPGASLTESKEEEKPNEPWTGLDLGGIRLKRLSTALFSFTHVTSLYINHNALTSIPSAISSLRQLTLLDATGNELSTIPPEIGVLCKLKDLLLFDNNLTTLPFELGTLYQLDCLGIDGNPMNADYRKKLVEDGTKGLITYLRDHAPPPPPPPERQWIDLETDVDTPTSGKQESFSVLTYNILCASFAPATTYSYTPSWALDWDYRKRLLLEEIVTASADVVCLQEIDCKQYADYFYPMLKKEGYEGQHYPRSRAKTMSADEQKLVDGCATFWKEEKFRLVETQVIEFNQLALQKTDMRTEDMFNRVMSRDNIAVVAALEFRTSGGRLLVANSHIYWDHRYRDVKLVQIGMLMEELEKIVEQFSKYPVKLDTDPEYNNGKPPKYERSEKGRDIPLIMCVDLNSFSGSAVYDYLSSGSIPGDHEDFMSHLYGRYTASGLKHHLGLRSACAGIGEMKMTNFTPTFAAAIDYVFYTPRTMKVTSVLGDVDKAYLDKTVGFPNAHFPSDHIPVFTQFRIKGHPDPLPLNGDSYH, from the exons ATGTTCTATCCCCATCACCAATCTCAGCAGTCCACAACCACCAGTGCCTCCAAGCACCATGACAGCCAAGATGTGAGACTTCCAGGGACGTCCTCATGGTCACGACATCCCTCACATCCTTCATTCACTCCCAGTCTTCCCATGCCGTCACCTTCGGGTTACCCTCCTTTAGGCAGCGgatatcctcctccaggcggacatcatcatccgaaTGTTAATGTCCACAGCGGTATTCACGGACCTCATCCGTCTTTCGGGTcggggatgggaggaaatGGTGGTATGGGACATGGACCAGGATTCGGAATGGGAATGTTTCAGAATGGCGTGCAGACGAGTCCTCCTAGAGGAGAACCCGTACCGATGACGAGTCACTGGCAGACACAAATGGTGCGTGCTGAAGCGTCCAGGtcagcttcttcaccgCATCACCGTGCACGTGCAGctgccatctcctcaagaGCTACCAATAAGCCTTCAGCCGTGCCCATTGTCGACCCCAATACCCggccttcatcttcatatAGTACTAATGGATTACACCGGAAGAATGCCTCATCTGTGTTTAACGCTGAACCTACCGGCACACCACCTTTATCCGACCCTTCTCTTACTCCTGCTCAAAATCCCGCTGAACCTGCCACTCCTGCCCCTGGGGCAAGTCTGACCGAGtccaaggaggaggaaaagccCAATGAGCCTTGGACAGGTCTTGATCTCGGTGGTATACGCTTGAAACGTTTATCCACTGCCCTGTTCTCGTTTACCCACGTTACATCCCTGTACATTAACCACAACGCCCTCACATCCATCCCATCagcaatctcttctctccgccAACTCACTCTCCTCGACGCTACAGGCAACGAACTCTCTACAATTCCTCCCGAAATCGGTGTCTTGTGTAAACTCAAGGATCTCTTGTTGTTTGACAACAACCTTACTACCCTCCCGTTTGAGCTTGGTACTTTGTATCAGCTCGATTGTTTGGGTATCGATGGAAATCCGATGAACGCCGACTATCGGAAGAAGCTCGTTGAAGATGGTACAAAAGGTCTCATCACCTATCTTCGTGATCAcgcccctcctccccccccccctccaGAGAGACAGTGGATTGATCTCGAAACCGATGTCGATACCCCAACGTCAGGCAAACAAGAATCCTTCTCCGTCCTCACCTACAACATCCTTTGCGCCTCATTTGCCCCCGCGACCACCTACAGCTACACTCCTTCTTGGGCGCTTGATTGGGATTACAGAAAGAGATTACTTTTAGAAGAAATCGTCACTGCCTCGGCAGATGTTGTGTGTTTGCAGGAGATTGATTGCAAACAATATGCCGACTACTTTTATCCtatgttgaagaaggagggatatGAGGGGCAGCATTATCCTAGATCAAGAGCCAAGACAATGTCAGCAGATGAGCAAAAGTTGGTTGATGGTTGCGCGACTTtctggaaagaagaaaa GTTCCGCCTGGTGGAAACGCAAGTCATCGAGTTCAATCAGCTAGCCCTTCAAAAAACAGATATGCGTACAGAAGACATGTTCAACCGTGTTATGTCGCGAGACAACATTGCCGTCGTCGCCGCCCTCGAATTCCGCACCTCTGGTGGTCGACTGCTCGTTGCCAACTCGCACATTTACTGGGACCACCGATACCGAGACGTCAAGCTTGTTCAGATTGGTATGCTCATGGAAGAGCTCGAAAAGATTGTTGAGCAATTCTCTAAATATCCTGTCAAGTTAGATACCGACCCAGAGTACAACAATGGTAAACCACCTAAATACGAGCGTTCTGAAAAGGGCCGAGATATCCCTCTTATCATGTGTGTCGATctcaactccttctccgGTTCTGCGGTATACGACTATCTCTCTTCGGGCTCGATACCTGGTGATCACGAAGACTTTATGTCTCATCTCTACGGCCGATACACTGCTTCTGGCTTGAAACACCACCTGGGGCTCCGCTCAGCTTGTGCGGGAATAGgagaaatgaagatgaccaACTTCACACCGACATTTGCCGCGGCAATTGATTATGTATTCTACACACCCCGAACAATGAAGGTGACGAGTGTGCTTGGCGATGTGGATAAGGCGTATTTGGACAAGACGGTCGGTTTCCCGAATGCGCACTTCCCTTCAGA TCATATCCCGGTGTTCACGCAATTTAGAATCAAGGGTCACCCTGacccccttcctctcaacGGTGACTCATACCATTAA